In the genome of bacterium, one region contains:
- the secE gene encoding preprotein translocase subunit SecE — protein sequence MFQKIANFVRDVRAEMSKVSWPNRDQLKGQTLVVIFVSLFFAVFIFLIDHGLSTLIKLLY from the coding sequence ATGTTTCAGAAAATCGCCAATTTTGTCCGCGATGTGCGCGCGGAGATGTCGAAAGTCAGCTGGCCGAACCGGGATCAGCTGAAAGGCCAAACCCTGGTGGTCATTTTCGTATCGCTCTTTTTTGCGGTCTTTATCTTTTTGATCGATCACGGGTTGTCTACCCTCATCAAGTTGCTGTATTAG